A genome region from Setaria italica strain Yugu1 chromosome III, Setaria_italica_v2.0, whole genome shotgun sequence includes the following:
- the LOC101768507 gene encoding cytochrome P450 89A2 has product MEDCLYYALSITFCLALSFLFSSLRPSTRKPIMPSLPPGPTILSPLGPLLLLAWTSFNIEPIIRAAQYWYGPVFTLYLLPSSPVIFITDRAVARRVLVQSGASFADRPPTNLATAIFNGNQRTITTGGYGPLWRVLRRNLTGRALHPSSLRRYAAARADAVSGLTAGIARQSRSEGVVVVQELLHHAIFHVFTRMCFGEGLGDGVVASVTSLQREFLSSVVGFQVLGACPPVTRLLFRRRWKQMLSLRRRQEELFIPLIRARRALRGAGGENLAAADCYVDTLLDLRIPEDGGGRNLTEGEMVNLCSEFLSGGPDSTATAMQWTMANLVARPEVQAKLRAEINGVVASSKGGRVDDMHLPEMPYLRAVVLEGLRRHPPGRFMLPHAAAEEGGATLDGFSVPRHTLLNFTLGGMAMDGAVWRDPERFRPERFLPGGEGEDVDLTGVKEIKMMPFGAGRRICPGIEVSLLHLEYFVANLVGAFEWREVPGEPVDFGERLELTMVMRRPLRAIVVPCH; this is encoded by the coding sequence ATGGAGGACTGCCTCTACTACGCCCTCTCCATCACCTTCTGCCTTGCCCTGtccttcctcttctcttccCTCCGGCCATCAACCCGAAAGCCGATCATGCCTTCACTCCCGCCTGGCCCAACCATACTATCTCCTCTAGGCCCGCTCCTCTTGCTGGCATGGACAAGCTTCAACATCGAGCCGATCATCCGCGCCGCCCAGTACTGGTACGGCCCGGTCTTCACGCTCTACCTCCTCCCTTCTTCCCCGGTCATCTTCATCACAGACCGGGCGGTGGCGCGCCGCGTCCTGGTCCAATCGGGCGCATCATTCGCTGACCGGCCGCCGACCAACCTTGCCACCGCGATATTCAATGGCAACCAGCGCACCATCACCACCGGAGGGTACGGCCCGCTCTGGCGCGTGCTCCGCCGCAACCTCACCGGTAGAGCCCTCCACCCGTCGAGCCTCCGCCGgtacgccgccgctcgcgcagACGCCGTCTCGGGCCTCACCGCCGGTATCGCACGGCAGTCGCGCAGCGAGGGGGTTGTGGTTGTCCAGGAACTGCTACACCACGCCATCTTCCACGTGTTCACCAGGATGTGCTTCGGCGAGGGTCTCGGCGATGGCGTCGTCGCGTCCGTCACCTCGCTGCAGAGGGAGTTCCTGTCGTCGGTGGTCGGATTCCAGGTGCTCGGCGCGTGCCCGCCGGTCACCAGGCTCCTGTTCCGGCGCCGGTGGAAGCAGATGCTGTCGTTGCGGCGACGGCAGGAGGAGCTGTTCATCCCTCTGATACGAGCGCGCAGGGCgctgcgcggcgccggcggcgagaacCTCGCAGCGGCGGACTGCTACGTGGACACCCTCCTAGACCTCCGTATCcccgaagacggcggcggcaggaaccTGACGGAGGGCGAGATGGTGAACCTGTGCTCGGAGTTCCTGTCCGGCGGCCCCGACTCGACGGCCACGGCGATGCAGTGGACCATGGCGAACCTCGTCGCGCGGCCGGAGGTCCAAGCGAAGCTCCGAGCCGAGATCAATGGTGTAGTAGCCAGCAGCAAGGGCGGGCGCGTCGACGACATGCACCTGCCGGAGATGCCGTACCTCCGGGCCGTGGTGCTGGAAGGGCTCCGCCGGCACCCGCCGGGACGCTTCATGCTGccgcacgcggcggcggaggagggcggggcGACGCTCGACGGCTTCAGCGTGCCGAGGCACACGCTGCTGAACTTCACGCTGGGCGGCATGGCGATGGACGGGGCGGTGTGGCGGGACCCGGAGCGCTTTCGGCCGGAGCGGTTCCTTCCCGGCGGTGAGGGGGAGGACGTGGACCTCACCGGCGTCAAGGAAATCAAGATGATGCCGTTCGGCGCCGGGCGGAGGATCTGCCCAGGGATCGAGGTGTCGTTGCTGCACCTCGAGTACTTTGTGGCCAACCTGGTGGGGGCGTTCGAGTGGAGGGAGGTGCCCGGTGAGCCGGTGGACTTTGGCGAGAGGCTGGAGCTCACCATGGTTATGCGTCGACCACTCCGTGCCATTGTCGTCCCATGCCATTAG